The proteins below come from a single Gossypium raimondii isolate GPD5lz chromosome 2, ASM2569854v1, whole genome shotgun sequence genomic window:
- the LOC128034638 gene encoding zinc finger BED domain-containing protein RICESLEEPER 2-like — protein sequence MTSKMREKYNKYWGEGNKINMLVYLVVIFDPRCKMSFLEFGVNLLFPNVANDIMKMIDKDLHYLFNEYFSNAGRIELFEGRSSSSTNLCSSMEIDHSEMKTGLAKQKYLKKKKQVGLESKSELDRYLGEDEEVNNSSSFDLLLWWKMNSPRFPIFAQMAQDILAIPISTVASESAFSTGGRVLDSFRISLTPLMVEALVCTQDWLQKSNNAINLEDYVDELQTMEDDLSKIPEDQEDVSTLSTVFEAQEKT from the coding sequence ATGACTTCCAAAATGAGAGAGAAATATAATAAGTATTGGGGTGAAGGAAACAAGATCAACATGCTAGTTTACTTGGTGGTCATCTTTGATCCACGatgtaaaatgagttttttggaATTTGGGGTCAACTTGCTTTTTCCTAATGTTGCTAATGAcattatgaaaatgattgataAAGATTTGCATTACTTGTTCAATGAGTATTTTTCTAATGCTGGGAGAATTGAATTGTTTGAAGGTAGATCTAGTTCTTCGACAAATCTTTGCAGTTCAATGGAAATAGATCACTCAGAAATGAAAACGGGCTTGGCCAAACAAAAATACcttaagaagaagaaacaagttGGATTAGAAAGCAAATCTGAGTTGGATAGATATTTGGGTGAGGATGAAGAAGTAAACAATTCAAGTTCATTTGATTTACTATTGTGGTGGAAAATGAACAGTCCTAGATTCCCTATTTTTGCACAAATGGCTCAAGATATTCTTGCTATTCCTATCTCAACAGTTGCCTCGGAAAGTGCATTTAGCACGGGTGGACGTGTTCTCGATAGTTTTAGAATTTCTCTAACTCCTCTCATGGTCGAAGCTTTGGTTTGCACACAAGATTGGCTTCAGAAATCTAATAATGCCATCAATCTTGAAGATTATGTTGATGAACTTCAAACCATGGAAGAtg